The Phragmites australis chromosome 1, lpPhrAust1.1, whole genome shotgun sequence genomic interval TAATTTACATCGCCACTTTCCACCGTCATTTTGAGATGATCTAAGTATTCAACAGCTATACGCTATGCATCttgagatcaatgatacaaggggcAATATTGCCACGCCATTCTATGCTTCAGCAATAGGGATAAGGTCATGGGCCTCAACAACAATAATTGATTTGTACATGTTCATCTGCCAATTTTGTTATCTATGGACGAAAAATATTAGTAAGCGGTTGTTGAACGTGTCCCTGCTTTGATCATTTGGTGGATGACCTTTAAATAGTTGCATAGCCCTTCTCCATCTACcaaacacatgatttttaggaagactacTACACTTCGTGAGATATGTTTATACATATGTCTTGACTCAAGCTTTAAATAAGAAGTAACCACATGACAGACCTTtaagcataaaatgacaacacatctatcCTAAAATGATAGCAtgactctttctctctctgtcggCGAACGTAATAAGATTCCCTGAGACCCACCCTAACATTGTAATAACTCTCTCTCAAACGTGCATTGTCTTTGAGCAACACAAACTCAACTTGCATCTGCTTTTGTTCAATGCGACAGGTGTAATCAGGGCTAAAAGCAACTTAGTACTGATATGCAAAGAAAAAAGCCTAATGGAAGTGCAAGCTCATCAATACTTATAGTTGCAGACTGAGAGAAAGCTAGAGAGAGGGAACATTAATTAGGTTTCGATGAAAGCTAGCCCAAACAGGGTCCAAGCCTGCCCTCACGGCAACCAGACGAGCTAAATCCTATCAAACGGGGCATGATGCGGGGGTGGGCGACCGCACAGGGACCCCACCCTGCAAGGATCTCGTGTAGCCATCAATCCTATTTTATTAAAGTTAATTTCTATAATTTTAGGTTATTAATTAGGTTAACAGACTATTAATTTGATCATTTATCTCACTGTAAACAGCTACGTCTCATAAATTTTTATACGAAGATTAGATAGAATTATACTACTAGTACTAAGCATGTTTTAGCCTTTAGATGTAACTGAATTTTCATCACACATTCAAATTGGATATTATGGTATAGCATATAGAATATAAATAGACTTTTCACATACCACAACTCTTCTATTGgacattattatatttttatgaatttctcaaatattcctcttttatttataaatattgatCACATATAATATTAATTCTGTTTTTAACGGTACACATACAACtgtattcgagaaaaaatatCTTCTTTTCTGAGAGTGTAATTTCAATTTTACACATAACTCTATATATTGTGGTACCAGATGACGTCAgctatcatatatatatatatatatacactatataTATGCAGGATCGAAGAATGGTTGAGAACTGAAACCAACGAACGAACCTTGCGGGGAGTTGCAGATGGAGGGCTTCATGTCCTGGAACCACTTGATCTGGGTGTGCAGGGAGCCCGAGTCCCAGACCGTGTGCCCCAGCCCGCGCCCCTGGAAGAAGGGCGTGTCCAGCGACGTGGCGCCCGTGATGGCGAAGTTGGCGCCGCGGTGGAACGTCGCGTTGCGCGCCTTGGACGGCGGCAGAAGCGGCAGCCCCGGCTCCAGCGCTGCTCATGCATGCACGCAGACAAGAAAGACGGCGCAGACGTAATTCAGCTCAACTGTTGCCGCAATTCAGTCCGAATTGAGTGGATGGAGGTGGTGGCGTGGAGCGACGCGCCCGCGCGCGTGCACTTATGCGTACCGATGAAGTCGATGACGACGCGGCCGTCGGTCGTGCCGTACGGCAGGCGCGCCGTGCCGAGGTAATCCAGGGTGCCGTCCAGGCAGAGATTGCCGTCTTCCGCCATGGAGTCCCCGAAGTGGAAGATGGCCGCGTACTTCCGCGCCACGGTTGCCTGGGGCCCCGCGAGCGAGAGGAGGACGAAGCAGAGTAGCAGTCCAACAGGCGACACCTCATGACGGCGAGGGCGCTCCCGGCGACATGGTGTCTTGTGTAGGAGCTAGCTGTGCTGTGCCGTGCCGGCGCGAGGATGCGATCGCCTGCTGCCTGCGCTGCTCGCTCGTTTGAATTCTCGTGTGGTTTGGTTAATAAATTAATGTGGGGCTTAATTCTCTCGTTGTTAGATTGCAAGAGTATAGATCAAGTAATTCAGCCATGAACGCGATAGAATAACTGAGTCAGGTCAATAAGAGTAATTTCATGGAACTGGATTGCATCGAATGGATTTTTTTCACTTAGATAGCAGCATCTTTATTACAACAATGGACGAATTTACAACGGCTGGCTGAACCCGGTTGAGCCTACCTTGCAATCTAAATAAAATCCGTGGCAATAATACAAAATCGATGCTTCTTGGCAGCCACGCGTAAATTGAGTAACCAGATGAGGGAACAAATAAATGAATCGTGAATCTGGCTGGATCTGGGAAAACGCCCAGCCTTCGGCAGCTGTAAGGGGTTAGTCCTTGTAAGATGGTTTTACCCTAATTCATGTATCCACGGCAGCTAGGAGCTTTACAGAGACAAGGAACTTTGCAATCTTCAGGCTCGTCAGGGTCAAACAAGTAGTCATAACTACAcgtaaaagagagaaaaacttATCAGAAGATGATAGTTTTATTTAAGATATCAAGGTGATGAGATTATTTCCTTGTGTAATCAGAAACGGGCAGGGTTAAGAAGCATTACGTTAATTCTTCTCCTGCACAGACATCTCTTTTGGCAATAAGAATGATCTGGCTCTTGTCATCACCAACACTCATGATCCTTGCATAGCAGTTAGGCATACACTACAAGTGTGACAAGAAAAACTCGGTTGTCATTTTGGTGAGCTATTGCGTATGGCAAGAAGATGCAAACGTGAATACAAAGGTTTACCGAGTGGTTAATTAGGCGGGCTATGTTTCCTTTCTCTGTGGCATCAATAACAACATCTTCACTTATCTTGAACAGCTGCACAAAACAGAAAATAGAATCAATGCACTGCACCAGAAAACTAAAGTGCAATATTTCACGTAGACTGCCTGTTGACTACTCAGAGTCGAAGCACATAAAAAGTAAATCAAATATGAATGTACAAAAACATCATTAGAAAACCTTATAGTAAATGTGCTTCATCAAC includes:
- the LOC133922489 gene encoding GDSL esterase/lipase At5g45910-like, yielding MAEDGNLCLDGTLDYLGTARLPYGTTDGRVVIDFIALEPGLPLLPPSKARNATFHRGANFAITGATSLDTPFFQGRGLGHTVWDSGSLHTQIKWFQDMKPSICNSPQGSFVGFSSQPFFDPAYI